In the genome of Deltaproteobacteria bacterium, one region contains:
- a CDS encoding lytic transglycosylase domain-containing protein produces the protein MLRLLFLVFIGFFFSPAPTHSSTYALKHFPSPPSLSDEVRFWKTVFGTYDRRQVLLHDDKCLNVLYQVLDFSKIGERKDLSPKQKEEIIRTQVVNVREKITVSLEHLAQGVQQEKLTPEEKYYEKMFLSCSLRLKKPLSAEYREAQNRIRVQVGQRSNLQSAIAKSTQTLGDIEAVFESYGLPGELTALMFIESMFNPKALSEIGASGLWQFMPKIGKEYVPMNSFWDGRNDPIHASDGAARLLKDLHRRTGDWGLAVNSYHSGLGRIEKAWKKLKTKDIAVIIHEYDDPAYGFWSRNYYPEFLAVAEILKWQKETFGTPENDLLEQYDIVKTPDFLNLPEMAGRLAIDMKALRRLNPAIRSEVFNGGLPLPPGYPLKVPKGMGYPVALATGHPP, from the coding sequence ATGTTGCGTCTGTTGTTTCTTGTCTTTATTGGTTTTTTCTTTTCTCCGGCACCGACGCACTCAAGCACTTACGCACTCAAGCACTTTCCTTCTCCCCCTTCCCTTTCCGATGAAGTTCGTTTTTGGAAAACGGTTTTTGGCACCTATGACCGCAGGCAAGTTCTCCTTCATGATGACAAGTGTCTCAATGTTCTCTACCAAGTTCTGGATTTTTCCAAAATAGGGGAGCGCAAAGATCTTTCTCCGAAACAAAAAGAGGAAATCATTCGTACTCAAGTGGTAAATGTCCGTGAAAAAATCACGGTTTCTTTGGAACATCTGGCCCAAGGTGTTCAGCAGGAAAAATTGACTCCCGAAGAAAAATATTATGAAAAAATGTTTTTGTCCTGTTCCTTACGCCTGAAAAAACCTTTGAGTGCGGAATACAGGGAGGCGCAAAACCGCATTCGCGTGCAGGTGGGACAGCGATCCAATCTTCAGTCTGCAATTGCCAAGTCCACCCAAACTCTGGGAGACATTGAAGCCGTTTTTGAATCTTATGGTTTGCCCGGGGAACTGACGGCGTTGATGTTTATTGAATCCATGTTTAATCCCAAAGCACTTTCGGAAATCGGGGCATCGGGTTTGTGGCAATTTATGCCGAAGATCGGAAAAGAATATGTTCCCATGAATTCCTTTTGGGACGGACGCAATGATCCGATTCACGCTTCCGATGGCGCCGCCCGCCTTCTCAAGGATTTGCATCGAAGAACCGGGGATTGGGGCTTGGCCGTCAATTCCTATCATTCCGGTCTTGGGCGGATTGAGAAGGCGTGGAAAAAATTGAAGACCAAAGATATCGCCGTTATCATTCATGAATATGACGATCCCGCTTACGGATTTTGGTCTCGAAATTATTATCCGGAATTTTTGGCGGTGGCGGAAATTCTTAAATGGCAAAAGGAAACCTTCGGAACGCCGGAAAATGATTTGTTGGAGCAATACGATATCGTCAAAACGCCTGATTTTCTAAATCTTCCCGAAATGGCCGGCAGACTTGCCATAGATATGAAAGCTTTACGGCGCCTTAATCCCGCCATCCGTTCGGAAGTTTTTAACGGCGGTCTTCCCCTCCCGCCCGGCTATCCCCTCAAAGTTCCCAAGGGGATGGGTTATCCCGTAGCTTTGGCCACAGGCCACCCGCCTTGA
- the pilO gene encoding type 4a pilus biogenesis protein PilO, translating into MNIKDIQARFDKLSKREKMLSLGTAAVLAFLLADFLVARPLYDSYVSLKERTVEEEKKLEQNMINITMKEDIGKRFEEYRKFIRKPSGKGEEAAMMLSEIEKTARANEVTLADMKPQEGKVREFYKEYTVDIDAETELPQLIRFLHQVETSSQLMRVVKAKLSAKDKESPVVKAKLTVTKIVMEE; encoded by the coding sequence ATGAATATCAAAGATATACAAGCAAGGTTTGACAAACTCTCCAAAAGGGAGAAAATGCTTTCGCTGGGCACAGCGGCCGTTCTGGCGTTTTTGCTCGCGGATTTTCTGGTGGCGAGGCCCTTGTATGATTCTTATGTTTCACTCAAAGAACGAACCGTTGAAGAGGAAAAAAAACTGGAACAGAACATGATCAACATCACCATGAAGGAAGATATCGGGAAGCGTTTTGAGGAATACCGCAAATTTATCAGAAAGCCGTCCGGCAAGGGGGAGGAGGCGGCCATGATGCTCTCCGAAATTGAAAAAACGGCAAGGGCCAATGAGGTTACGCTGGCGGACATGAAACCGCAGGAAGGAAAGGTCCGCGAATTTTACAAGGAATATACGGTGGATATTGATGCGGAAACGGAACTGCCGCAGTTGATCCGGTTTTTACATCAGGTGGAAACTTCGTCTCAGCTGATGCGGGTGGTCAAAGCGAAATTGAGTGCAAAAGATAAAGAATCACCCGTGGTCAAGGCAAAACTGACAGTAACGAAAATTGTCATGGAGGAATGA
- the pilM gene encoding pilus assembly protein PilM — protein MNKMDLLNFFKTNLFKKSGASVVVEIGTDCLKIFQVLTRKKKTETYLKTKSISEIREPLHEAIPKILKEVALQSRHVTTYLPRNMVNLRLIEIPSTEHGEIDDIVKMQAVKQTPYSRNEVVISYAVTASRKEEGYSDVVIAFCQRKFVDERLDILEQSGLKVDRIGISSEGLLRWYLKRQKENDLAVSGGVIMLVEPDATSTDVVFCKNGAFAFSRGFSFTLTDPVGADTAGRYCEELKKVVKLTMDEASLDSPEKAVLAGPVGKFSCLREKMEEVLEMSVELMDPAMDVDFARGPEESAPSIASLIGFGNGGIRLLFDLTPEEVKLKRLVKKRGKQLMLTGALSLALIAAILFFIGGDFYKRLRYISELEKNIERTSEAASDVEGKVKKLKMIQNRTNADKSFLKYLKEISASIPHSVYFDSLDYLDGDKIILKGYAGEMSEVFEYAKALESLKIFKTVKSEQVSKKKMGDKNMSEFEIVCGL, from the coding sequence ATGAATAAAATGGATCTTTTGAATTTTTTTAAAACGAATCTTTTTAAAAAATCCGGCGCAAGCGTTGTCGTGGAGATCGGCACGGATTGCCTTAAAATTTTTCAGGTCCTCACCCGAAAGAAAAAAACGGAAACGTATCTCAAGACAAAATCAATTTCAGAGATTCGCGAACCCTTGCACGAAGCCATTCCGAAAATTTTAAAGGAAGTGGCGCTTCAAAGCCGGCATGTGACGACATATCTGCCGAGAAACATGGTGAATTTAAGGCTGATCGAAATTCCATCCACGGAACACGGCGAAATAGACGACATTGTCAAGATGCAGGCGGTCAAGCAGACGCCGTATTCCAGAAACGAAGTGGTCATCTCTTATGCGGTGACCGCAAGCCGCAAGGAAGAAGGATACAGCGACGTCGTCATCGCGTTTTGTCAACGCAAGTTCGTGGATGAAAGACTGGATATTTTGGAACAATCCGGTCTGAAAGTGGATCGCATCGGCATCAGCTCGGAAGGGCTTTTGCGCTGGTATCTGAAAAGGCAAAAAGAGAACGATCTGGCTGTGTCAGGCGGCGTGATTATGCTGGTGGAACCCGACGCGACTTCCACGGATGTGGTTTTTTGCAAAAACGGAGCTTTTGCTTTCTCGAGGGGATTTTCCTTTACCCTGACCGATCCGGTTGGGGCGGATACGGCCGGAAGATATTGCGAGGAACTCAAAAAGGTTGTGAAGCTCACGATGGATGAAGCCAGCCTTGATTCTCCTGAAAAGGCGGTGCTGGCAGGACCGGTCGGAAAATTTTCCTGTTTGAGGGAGAAAATGGAAGAGGTCCTTGAAATGTCCGTGGAGCTGATGGATCCCGCCATGGATGTGGATTTTGCGCGCGGACCGGAAGAATCCGCACCCTCCATTGCATCTTTGATCGGATTTGGAAACGGCGGGATCCGGCTTCTCTTTGATCTTACCCCGGAAGAAGTGAAGCTCAAACGGTTGGTGAAAAAAAGGGGAAAACAGCTCATGCTGACCGGAGCGCTCTCTTTGGCGCTGATCGCCGCCATTCTTTTTTTCATCGGCGGGGATTTTTACAAGCGGCTTCGTTATATTTCAGAGCTGGAAAAAAATATTGAAAGAACGTCGGAAGCGGCTTCCGATGTCGAGGGAAAGGTCAAAAAGTTGAAAATGATCCAGAACAGGACGAATGCCGACAAATCTTTTCTGAAATACTTGAAGGAAATATCCGCCTCTATTCCTCATTCGGTTTATTTTGATTCCCTCGATTATCTGGATGGAGACAAAATCATCCTGAAAGGTTACGCGGGCGAGATGTCCGAGGTTTTTGAATATGCAAAGGCGCTGGAAAGTCTGAAGATATTCAAGACCGTGAAATCCGAGCAGGTGAGCAAGAAAAAAATGGGCGACAAAAACATGTCTGAATTTGAAATTGTGTGCGGATTATAA
- a CDS encoding general secretion pathway protein GspK — MKDNLQSFFREHRGERGSIAILSLWAVTFLAILAVAVGGLVSANSDAANRIKWMAKSFAVSGRVFEEALSIIKDDKTQGYDGIEEGWADDKTRFKDISFDGVHYSLLGREGRFGLTDEEGKININRVPADVLSKVFQIMGQMTPSEAENFSLSLVDWRDANVVKEGGKENETEECEKLQKPYSCKNADLEAMEELWWIPGMSAKVFEKIRGAVTIYGLGQVNINTADVDTLRCLGLSYGGAQTIAGSRKNVIFEQTLQIGLIAETLGLGGEDKAELERAVSLGLLGVRSDVYRGNLVIDFGGQRRKSIGFVVNRNGELKSWNE, encoded by the coding sequence ATGAAAGACAATTTACAATCGTTTTTCCGTGAGCATCGCGGGGAGCGAGGGTCCATAGCTATTTTAAGCCTTTGGGCCGTCACATTTTTGGCGATTTTGGCCGTGGCGGTGGGAGGACTTGTGTCCGCGAACAGTGACGCGGCCAACAGGATAAAATGGATGGCCAAGTCGTTTGCTGTTTCCGGCCGGGTGTTTGAAGAGGCCTTGAGCATTATCAAAGACGACAAAACCCAAGGCTATGACGGGATTGAAGAGGGATGGGCGGATGACAAGACTCGGTTTAAAGATATTTCTTTTGATGGCGTACACTACAGTCTGTTGGGGAGGGAAGGACGCTTCGGCCTGACGGATGAAGAGGGAAAAATAAATATCAACCGTGTACCGGCCGATGTTCTTTCGAAGGTGTTTCAGATCATGGGACAAATGACGCCGTCTGAAGCTGAAAATTTTTCTTTGAGTCTTGTGGATTGGCGAGATGCCAATGTGGTAAAAGAGGGTGGAAAGGAAAATGAGACGGAAGAATGCGAGAAGCTCCAAAAACCCTACTCGTGCAAAAACGCGGATTTGGAGGCGATGGAAGAACTTTGGTGGATTCCCGGAATGTCCGCGAAAGTTTTTGAAAAAATCCGGGGGGCAGTGACGATTTATGGTTTGGGACAAGTCAATATCAATACGGCGGATGTGGATACCCTTCGCTGTCTCGGCCTTTCATATGGTGGGGCCCAAACTATTGCCGGTTCAAGAAAAAATGTGATTTTTGAGCAGACGTTGCAGATAGGCCTTATCGCGGAAACCTTGGGACTTGGCGGTGAAGATAAGGCGGAGTTGGAACGGGCGGTGTCTTTGGGACTTTTGGGCGTGCGTTCCGATGTTTATCGGGGCAATCTGGTCATTGATTTTGGAGGACAACGCAGAAAAAGCATTGGTTTTGTCGTCAATCGAAACGGTGAATTAAAATCATGGAATGAATAA
- a CDS encoding type II secretion system protein, translated as MSENKNGFMLIEMLLVVSIVAVIALAIYSSLSAGVHIWKRLDRGASEMHLFLALEKMQKNLRNSFAFKAIGFEGAENEISFPGLVLVKTDKEGEALHQEPGRIRYYYDAASQSLCFEKTSYADWIKGIKKECQKEIQGVKKIIFEYQDSHLWQTAWKENKAPQAVRLKTVMADNNERQFTIVFP; from the coding sequence ATGTCAGAAAATAAAAACGGCTTCATGCTGATTGAAATGCTCCTCGTCGTTTCCATTGTGGCGGTGATTGCCCTCGCGATTTATTCCTCCCTCTCCGCGGGAGTCCACATTTGGAAACGTCTGGATCGGGGTGCCAGCGAGATGCATCTATTTTTGGCTCTGGAAAAAATGCAGAAAAATTTACGGAACAGTTTTGCCTTCAAGGCCATCGGATTTGAGGGCGCGGAAAACGAAATTTCTTTTCCGGGCCTTGTTTTGGTAAAGACGGACAAAGAGGGAGAGGCGCTCCATCAGGAACCGGGGCGCATCCGCTATTATTATGATGCGGCATCTCAAAGCCTTTGCTTCGAAAAAACCTCCTATGCCGATTGGATCAAAGGGATTAAAAAAGAATGCCAGAAAGAAATTCAGGGCGTCAAAAAAATCATCTTCGAATATCAGGATTCGCATTTATGGCAAACGGCTTGGAAAGAAAATAAGGCCCCACAGGCCGTGCGTTTAAAAACCGTTATGGCGGACAACAATGAAAGACAATTTACAATCGTTTTTCCGTGA
- a CDS encoding prepilin-type N-terminal cleavage/methylation domain-containing protein: MTTLETGTKNCKGFTLIEVLLSVVILAVGLIPIIGGYHTALEAYKRAQFTAEGFWILHQKMAEGRLGMRFDSGISASQSGKEGHWEWTTKIKKALPKDLYELEVEVEKKGSGRKLTAATYVRK, from the coding sequence ATGACGACATTGGAAACTGGGACTAAGAATTGCAAGGGCTTTACACTCATTGAAGTTCTTTTGAGTGTGGTCATTTTGGCGGTTGGGCTGATTCCTATTATCGGGGGTTACCATACCGCGTTGGAGGCGTATAAAAGAGCGCAGTTCACGGCCGAAGGTTTTTGGATTCTTCATCAGAAAATGGCGGAGGGCCGGTTGGGAATGCGCTTCGATTCTGGAATATCCGCGAGTCAAAGCGGAAAGGAAGGCCATTGGGAATGGACGACAAAAATCAAAAAGGCACTGCCAAAGGATCTCTACGAACTGGAAGTTGAAGTGGAAAAAAAAGGAAGCGGCCGCAAACTGACGGCGGCAACTTATGTCAGAAAATAA
- the gspG gene encoding type II secretion system major pseudopilin GspG, with protein sequence MNKKGFTLIEILLVVAIISALAAMVVPRLTGRSEKAKMTAAKADIRANIATGLKMYEIDMGAFPTTAEGLEILFHAPSGSNGSQWNGPYLTNKPVDPWGRPYKYKSPGTHNPNGYDLFSTGRDGVESNDDIGNWD encoded by the coding sequence ATGAACAAAAAAGGTTTTACACTGATTGAAATTCTTCTGGTTGTCGCCATTATTTCGGCCTTGGCCGCCATGGTTGTTCCAAGACTCACCGGGCGGTCCGAAAAGGCAAAAATGACGGCCGCGAAAGCGGACATCCGCGCCAACATCGCTACGGGCCTGAAGATGTACGAAATCGACATGGGGGCTTTTCCCACCACGGCAGAAGGACTCGAAATCCTGTTTCATGCCCCATCCGGATCCAACGGTTCTCAGTGGAACGGACCGTATTTGACGAACAAACCGGTGGACCCATGGGGCAGGCCTTATAAATATAAATCCCCGGGCACGCATAATCCAAACGGTTATGATCTTTTTTCCACGGGGAGGGATGGGGTAGAGAGCAATGACGACATTGGAAACTGGGACTAA
- a CDS encoding type II secretion system F family protein, with protein sequence MKYIYKAKKGPKEVVEGELEASSEDQAVKLLDAQGLVPIRLKPSDGSGKSSARKRADIVVKRKEILLFMRNLANLLKGNVPVLKALVLLEGQARKGGMKNLTADLSASVRAGLTLSGAFEQNPKVFSPLLVNMVRGGESGGVLGEMIEKLALHQERNEEIRGKIWGALVYPVFILVMGSLTVFVLLTYFLPRLLGVYLSNQQDLPWPTAVVLGISHFLSGNWYWILGFVLLAIAFVKRLSGQSSKKRFFDEIKLKIPFVRSLVIKSAVLNFSRTLGLLLDHGVPLFKAVPLSAATVDNEIIGNRFKEVEGDLVVKGASLAVALKKISYFPPMALDMVSVGEESGHLGKTLSYLSDTYEKEIEGLLKSSTTLIEPVLILAVGGIIGFIVFAMLLPVFQMDVMGGV encoded by the coding sequence ATGAAATATATTTACAAGGCAAAAAAGGGACCCAAAGAAGTGGTTGAGGGAGAATTAGAGGCGTCCAGTGAAGATCAAGCCGTGAAACTTTTGGATGCCCAAGGATTGGTGCCCATTCGCTTGAAGCCCAGTGACGGATCGGGGAAAAGTTCCGCGAGAAAACGCGCGGACATTGTCGTCAAAAGAAAAGAAATTCTTCTCTTCATGCGAAATTTGGCGAACCTCCTCAAGGGAAACGTCCCCGTCCTCAAGGCTCTTGTCCTTTTGGAGGGACAGGCGCGCAAAGGCGGTATGAAAAATCTCACCGCGGACCTGTCTGCCTCCGTGCGTGCCGGATTAACGCTTTCCGGGGCGTTTGAGCAGAATCCCAAAGTTTTTTCGCCCCTTTTGGTCAACATGGTGCGCGGCGGCGAGTCCGGCGGTGTTTTGGGAGAAATGATAGAAAAGTTAGCACTCCATCAGGAAAGAAACGAGGAAATTCGCGGAAAAATCTGGGGAGCGCTTGTTTATCCTGTTTTTATTTTGGTGATGGGGAGCCTCACCGTATTTGTTCTTCTCACCTATTTTTTGCCGAGGCTTTTGGGAGTTTATTTAAGCAATCAGCAGGACCTGCCGTGGCCTACCGCCGTGGTTTTGGGGATCAGCCATTTTCTTTCCGGAAACTGGTATTGGATTTTGGGATTTGTTCTCCTTGCAATCGCTTTTGTCAAACGTCTGAGCGGTCAGTCTTCCAAAAAACGTTTCTTCGATGAAATAAAATTGAAAATTCCTTTTGTCCGGTCGCTTGTGATTAAGAGCGCGGTTTTGAATTTCAGCAGGACACTGGGCCTTCTTTTGGATCATGGTGTCCCTCTTTTCAAGGCCGTACCGTTGTCTGCCGCGACGGTGGACAACGAAATCATCGGAAACCGTTTTAAGGAAGTGGAAGGGGACTTGGTAGTCAAGGGGGCGTCTCTTGCCGTGGCACTAAAAAAAATCAGCTATTTTCCTCCCATGGCGCTGGACATGGTTTCGGTGGGAGAGGAAAGCGGTCATCTGGGAAAGACGCTTTCCTATCTTTCAGATACGTATGAAAAAGAGATTGAAGGATTGCTGAAATCCTCGACGACGCTTATCGAACCGGTGCTGATTTTGGCCGTGGGCGGTATTATCGGATTCATTGTCTTTGCCATGTTATTGCCTGTATTCCAAATGGATGTGATGGGAGGCGTATGA
- the tadA gene encoding Flp pilus assembly complex ATPase component TadA, whose protein sequence is MRLRLGEILVQKGLVTKEDVDTALKEQQKSRRPIGEILEKMGKVTEKNVLLALGEQLHIDFIDLKKTEISPEAVKALPIKLVTYYKIMPVKREGNVLTLAVNDPLNNWPLDDVEVNVGLHPRVVLACRKDIAEAIRKHYGVGAETVEKILTEDEDSVSISDISAKEEVSEISGDSESSEDATVVKLVNQILEEAVRRGATDIHVEPARGKIAVRYRVDGVLSDAHLPMDIRYLAPAILSRIKIMAGMDIVEKRLPQDGRSRIQIGPKEFDLRVSSMPARHGEDLAIRLLPSKAEFRFENLGMQEEALKIFEQLIAKPHGIVFVTGPTGSGKSTTLYTCLSRINSRERKIITVEDPVEYEIGGITQIQANAAVGLTFARALRNILRHDPDVIMVGEVRDAETAKIAIQAALTGHLVFSTLHTNDAASGVARLVDMGVDPFLIASSVEAFVAQRLVRMICPACKEKISAEESSQWLAKVSALNAKRPVKAGFCRGRGCEECGNTGYAGRTAIYEFLPVGDEVRSLILKRAPAGEIKKMAIEKGMTTLVEDGWSKVLLGLTTPEEVARVTEIGMDL, encoded by the coding sequence ATGAGGCTACGTTTGGGAGAAATTCTGGTGCAAAAAGGGCTGGTGACCAAGGAAGATGTGGACACCGCTCTCAAGGAACAGCAAAAAAGCAGGAGGCCCATCGGCGAAATACTGGAAAAAATGGGAAAGGTGACGGAGAAAAATGTGCTCCTTGCCTTGGGGGAACAGTTGCACATCGATTTTATTGATCTTAAAAAAACCGAAATTTCCCCGGAAGCGGTCAAGGCCCTGCCCATCAAACTGGTGACTTATTACAAAATAATGCCCGTAAAACGGGAAGGAAACGTGCTGACCCTCGCGGTGAACGACCCATTAAACAACTGGCCTCTCGATGACGTTGAAGTGAATGTGGGTCTGCATCCGCGGGTTGTTCTGGCCTGCAGGAAAGATATCGCGGAAGCCATCCGCAAACATTACGGCGTCGGCGCGGAAACAGTTGAGAAAATTCTCACGGAAGACGAAGACTCGGTTTCCATTTCGGATATTTCGGCAAAAGAGGAAGTTTCGGAGATCAGCGGGGATTCGGAATCTTCGGAAGATGCCACGGTAGTCAAACTGGTCAATCAAATTTTGGAAGAGGCTGTTCGTAGAGGAGCCACCGATATCCATGTGGAGCCGGCCCGTGGAAAAATCGCGGTGCGTTACCGCGTGGACGGCGTTTTATCCGACGCCCATCTGCCCATGGACATCCGGTATCTGGCGCCCGCCATCCTTTCCCGCATCAAGATTATGGCGGGGATGGATATCGTGGAGAAGCGCCTCCCTCAGGACGGCCGAAGCCGCATCCAGATTGGCCCCAAGGAATTTGACCTGCGCGTTTCCAGCATGCCGGCAAGACACGGCGAAGATTTGGCGATAAGACTTTTACCTTCCAAGGCGGAGTTTCGTTTTGAAAATCTGGGGATGCAGGAAGAAGCCCTGAAAATTTTTGAGCAGTTAATCGCCAAGCCTCATGGGATTGTTTTTGTAACGGGCCCCACCGGTAGCGGCAAGAGCACCACATTATATACCTGTCTTTCCAGAATCAATTCGCGGGAGAGAAAAATCATTACGGTGGAAGATCCGGTCGAATATGAAATCGGGGGGATCACTCAGATTCAGGCGAATGCCGCCGTGGGACTTACGTTTGCGCGCGCCCTTCGAAACATCCTGCGGCACGACCCGGATGTTATCATGGTCGGTGAGGTGCGGGACGCGGAAACGGCCAAAATTGCGATTCAGGCGGCCCTGACGGGACACCTTGTTTTTTCCACACTGCATACCAACGATGCCGCAAGCGGCGTGGCAAGGCTTGTGGATATGGGGGTGGACCCGTTTCTGATTGCCTCTTCCGTTGAGGCCTTTGTGGCCCAGAGGCTTGTCCGCATGATTTGCCCTGCCTGCAAGGAAAAAATTTCTGCGGAGGAATCCAGCCAATGGCTCGCGAAAGTTTCAGCCTTGAACGCAAAGCGTCCGGTCAAAGCCGGCTTTTGCCGCGGGCGTGGTTGTGAAGAATGCGGCAATACCGGTTACGCGGGGCGCACGGCCATTTATGAATTTTTACCCGTGGGGGATGAGGTGAGATCGTTGATATTGAAACGAGCCCCGGCTGGTGAAATCAAAAAAATGGCGATAGAAAAAGGGATGACAACATTGGTCGAAGACGGATGGTCAAAAGTTTTATTAGGTCTCACGACGCCCGAAGAAGTAGCCCGCGTCACGGAAATCGGAATGGATTTATGA
- a CDS encoding F0F1 ATP synthase subunit beta yields MASGKVIAVQGPVVDVQFKEASEVPDLYTALNVRTFDKRDLLLEVAEHLEGNIARCISLASTLNLQRNAEVKPSGCAVKVPVGESLFGRIVNVAGEPIDRKGPIPPSEFRTIHKDISRLSLDTDRLAGEQFEVMQTGIKIIDLLFPLVKGSKTGILGGAALGKSILTLELIHNITGEYKGACVFAGVGERIREGNELYHEFVNKKILDRVMMVFGQMNEPPGARFEAVLTGITMAEYLQEQNKDVLFFMDNVYRFVQAGAEISTLLGRVPSETGYQPTLASEVSEFQERIRSLDEGGSITAIEAVYVPADDLTDPAVVTIFSYLDSIMVLSREMIQMGMYPAIDALLSSCSNLDPDVVGKRHFDIAQETLKMFAKYEELRRIVAVIGVEELSKSDKTLYERARKLKNFLTQPFYVAEIHTGKKGTYVEVEETLSGCEKIMSGEMDGQDAGKFYMIGKLF; encoded by the coding sequence ATAGCATCGGGAAAAGTCATCGCCGTGCAGGGGCCCGTGGTGGACGTTCAGTTTAAAGAGGCCTCCGAGGTGCCCGATTTGTACACGGCTCTGAATGTTCGGACCTTCGACAAAAGGGATCTTCTTTTGGAAGTGGCCGAACATTTGGAGGGAAATATCGCGCGATGTATTTCCCTTGCCTCTACGCTGAATTTGCAGAGAAACGCCGAAGTCAAGCCTTCGGGTTGTGCCGTCAAAGTCCCCGTGGGAGAATCGCTCTTTGGCAGAATTGTCAATGTAGCGGGTGAACCCATTGACCGCAAAGGGCCCATTCCCCCTTCGGAATTCAGGACTATTCACAAAGATATTTCAAGGCTTAGTTTGGATACGGACCGGCTTGCTGGTGAACAGTTCGAAGTGATGCAGACGGGAATCAAGATCATAGACCTTTTGTTTCCGCTCGTTAAAGGGAGCAAGACGGGGATATTGGGCGGCGCCGCTTTGGGAAAAAGCATTTTGACTTTGGAGCTCATCCACAACATCACGGGGGAATACAAGGGTGCCTGCGTGTTTGCGGGCGTTGGGGAGCGCATCCGCGAGGGCAACGAGCTTTATCACGAATTCGTGAACAAAAAAATTCTGGACCGCGTGATGATGGTCTTCGGCCAGATGAACGAACCGCCGGGGGCCCGCTTTGAGGCCGTGCTGACCGGCATTACGATGGCGGAATATCTTCAGGAACAAAATAAGGATGTATTATTTTTTATGGATAATGTTTATCGCTTCGTGCAGGCGGGCGCGGAGATATCCACTCTTCTGGGGAGGGTGCCTTCCGAAACGGGCTATCAGCCGACGCTGGCTTCCGAAGTCAGCGAATTTCAGGAGCGCATCCGCTCTTTGGATGAGGGGGGTTCCATCACGGCAATTGAAGCGGTTTACGTTCCCGCCGATGATCTCACGGACCCTGCCGTGGTGACGATCTTCAGTTATCTGGATTCCATCATGGTGCTTTCGCGTGAAATGATTCAGATGGGCATGTATCCGGCCATTGATGCCCTGCTTTCATCCTGCTCCAATTTGGACCCGGATGTTGTGGGCAAGCGCCATTTCGACATTGCCCAAGAAACTCTAAAAATGTTTGCCAAGTACGAAGAATTGCGCCGCATTGTTGCGGTTATCGGTGTGGAAGAGCTTTCCAAATCCGACAAAACTCTTTATGAAAGAGCGAGGAAACTCAAAAATTTTCTGACACAGCCTTTTTACGTGGCGGAAATTCATACCGGAAAGAAGGGAACCTATGTCGAAGTGGAGGAAACACTTTCAGGTTGTGAAAAAATCATGAGCGGAGAGATGGACGGCCAAGATGCCGGAAAATTTTACATGATTGGAAAATTATTTTGA